The DNA region TCCCTGTTCAGCAAGTTGAATGTCCAAACAACCAACTTAGCAATCTAATTCCCATATAGGTGTTCCTATCTAATTCTACCAGAGGTATTCATTCGAATCATCGATTCAGTTCTACTTTGTACTGTGCTTTAAATCAGTTCAAAATTAATATTGTGTCcttttgatttttacattattgtaaatccatttcaaaatcaaatcaaagtCTAATTCGACTACAAGATTGAATAAATATCAGAAAGTTCAATCTCTTTTAAACACCTCTAAATTTCTGCTTTGTATTTCCAATTTTAAATGGAAcatattttttatgtaaagaAAAACCTTTTGAGATGCGAACtctaaaattatgttttaaaaccCAGCTCAATCTTTTCTGTtccttgaaaaaaaattatttagtcATGGGTAAACACTAAAACAGttgcacaaaactatttgtCTTTGATGTGAATGAGAATTCAAGGCAAAACAATCGATCTAGAATTCCGCAAGTGCTGTAGATTGGGTTAATGAGAGAGTGAGGAATTAAATGCTAAGAAATGTAAAATCAACGAAAGAGTTAatgaggttcacccaatgtaGGCTATGTCCCTAGCCCTAATATGTGTTATTTATTGTTGAAAAACAAGagttctaaaaaaaatcaatcaaggTTCTACAATGGAGATTCTCAGCGAGTCGGTAAGCGCCCTTGAAGAATTCAATCTGTTTCGAAGTAACTAACATGTAATATCGTAGTCAGTTCGGGTTATGCTCACATCCGAATAAATGGGATCCAATTTGAATAACTCTATAGTACATGACAAACACAGACTCAGCCCACAACAGTATAACCAAGGCTGGAATGAAAACCCATGCTTCGATAGTTTCCTACTTTTATGAAGTGATCTGTACAAATAATTTGGTGGTATCTAGTATCTATAACAAACTTTACAAAGCAAAGGACAGTTCTGAGAAATATATATTAATCAGCATATATCATCATTGCAAGAAAATTCATCGGGCGGAAGAATTAAGCCACTAAAAAGCTCCTAAACATAGGTAAAGTATagtaaagaaaaagagaagaacCATACTGAGCCAATATGCACAGCAGTGCAAATTACAAAAACAACTGCCGCATCCTCCATTTGCATGTATCTCCAAAACTAGAATTAGAATACAAATCAACAAACAGAACACGCCACCAGAGATACCCTCACGTAGTTCATAAGCCAGCCAGTCCGGCATCACGACAAAGAGAAGAAAACGAGAGACAGAAGCTGCAAGGAAGGATATAGCATTATAATGGTTGATTAACAGCATTACAAGTGATGTAAATATTAGCTTTCATACCTGGAACTAAACTGGGGAAGCAATAATTTCCGGCAATAGCAATACTAGCAACCCAACATCCAAACTGGCCTCTGCAACATGAGGGAGATGATCTTcagtaaatttttaaaagagttCTAATCTGAGAAGACCAGATATTTTCCAGTAAGCTTTAGAACCACCGTAATATCTGGAAAATTGGTGCCGGGAGACTAGTTGTAAGAAATAGGGCCAGAAGTGATGCTTGCAGCCTTGATCTTCTCCCTAACAGGTTTAGGATTAACAGAAACCTACAATAGAAATGTTCAAGTATCTCTAAATTACTAACTCTAAACCaccaaaaagaaaaacataacaTACACGAACCATACTGAATGTATGCCAGAATAGAGAAGGACGGATCAATAACTGAatataaaactttaaaaattccGTAATGAAGATATAAGTAATATCATTGACAAAGACACTATTAAGAAAACTTAACTTGTTTATCACAAAATGACTTCGTTCTTTTAAAAGTGTAAGTTGTAACAAAGACCATATCTAAGCTTATAAGTAATAATAGTCATTTCCATACTCGTACATTCAACATGATCCAGTCACCCAGCCTTAATTGTctatataatatagatattaAAGTGAAGATACCTAAACCGTACAGCTAGACATGTTGAGTTTAACAACAGATCTTATGCCCCTTTATTTTGCAGAATGCGCTAATATATGATATAGTGCAAAGGTTTTTAGTACAGAGGCAGGCATCTGTAAGCATGGATCAGAAATGAGGAGGATGAAGGCAAATGAACTACAATATAATCTATACATCCACGGGGTGTTTGGTGATTGGTATTAAATTATGGTAACAGAAATGagttttagtttaaattttcacAAAATGTGATGTTTCATTCCCATGATAATAAAGCTATTAA from Amaranthus tricolor cultivar Red isolate AtriRed21 chromosome 3, ASM2621246v1, whole genome shotgun sequence includes:
- the LOC130808774 gene encoding cold-regulated 413 plasma membrane protein 3-like; translation: MEMLEKMSETVATVTAVVDDSLASESGIQSAFRWGASFSVLFLLILNLLGRRSRLQASLLALFLTTSLPAPIFQILRGQFGCWVASIAIAGNYCFPSLVPASVSRFLLFVVMPDWLAYELREGISGGVFCLLICILILVLEIHANGGCGSCFCNLHCCAYWLSMVLLFFFTILYLCLGAF